A window of Longimicrobium sp. contains these coding sequences:
- a CDS encoding ABC transporter permease → MGIREAVRIALAMIRANKMRAFFTVLGTVVGVTFLIAVITLLKGMDAYMQEEFAGRIVGHNTVLLRRVPELGEGPNTEDQWREWMRRPLFSQNEAEWLAANVTTPGLLSYSYDESARVGNGRGKELSAVNIIGANENFFRVREMDIQAGRPFSRQEAQRGVPVIILGVEVADALFSGLNPVGQTVRVAGFPYRVIGLLEKQGSIFGFTMDRMAIVPAKSPVNGGVWEQAGKVEDISFQVPRGELIPRAESEITGLARTLRRLRPREENNFSVETAKGSLGFWEKINGFLMMALPMLVGVSLIVGAVVIMNLMLVSVSERTREIGIRKSLGARRVDILTQFMIEAGTLSGFGGLLGIALGIGLAQLVSAVSPLPARVSGGAIGLAMFLGIGVGLVAGVYPAWRASRLDPIVALRSE, encoded by the coding sequence GAAGCGGTGAGGATCGCCCTGGCGATGATCCGCGCCAACAAGATGCGCGCCTTCTTCACCGTGCTGGGCACGGTGGTGGGCGTCACCTTCCTGATCGCCGTCATCACCCTGCTCAAGGGGATGGATGCGTACATGCAGGAAGAGTTCGCCGGCCGCATCGTGGGGCACAACACGGTGCTGCTGCGGCGAGTGCCCGAGTTGGGCGAGGGGCCCAACACCGAGGACCAGTGGCGCGAGTGGATGCGGCGCCCGCTCTTCAGCCAGAACGAGGCCGAGTGGCTGGCGGCCAACGTCACCACCCCGGGACTGCTGTCGTACAGCTACGACGAGTCGGCGCGCGTGGGCAACGGGCGGGGCAAGGAGCTCTCGGCCGTCAACATCATCGGCGCCAACGAGAACTTCTTTCGCGTCCGCGAGATGGACATCCAGGCGGGGCGGCCCTTCTCTCGCCAGGAGGCGCAGCGCGGGGTGCCCGTCATCATCCTGGGCGTGGAGGTGGCCGACGCGCTGTTTTCCGGACTGAACCCCGTCGGCCAGACGGTGAGGGTCGCGGGGTTTCCGTACCGCGTGATCGGGCTGCTGGAAAAGCAGGGCTCCATCTTTGGGTTCACGATGGACCGCATGGCCATCGTCCCTGCGAAGAGCCCGGTGAACGGCGGCGTCTGGGAGCAGGCGGGGAAGGTGGAGGACATCTCGTTCCAGGTGCCCCGCGGAGAGCTGATTCCGCGGGCGGAGTCGGAGATCACCGGCCTGGCGCGCACGCTTCGCCGGCTGCGCCCGCGCGAAGAGAACAACTTCTCGGTCGAGACGGCGAAGGGGTCGCTGGGGTTCTGGGAAAAGATCAACGGGTTCCTGATGATGGCGCTGCCCATGCTCGTGGGCGTGTCGCTGATCGTGGGCGCCGTGGTCATCATGAACCTGATGCTGGTATCGGTCAGCGAGCGCACGCGCGAGATCGGCATCCGCAAGTCGCTGGGCGCGCGCCGCGTCGACATCCTCACGCAGTTCATGATCGAGGCGGGAACCCTTTCCGGCTTCGGGGGGCTGCTGGGGATCGCGCTGGGGATCGGCCTGGCGCAGCTGGTGTCGGCCGTGTCGCCGCTGCCCGCGCGGGTGTCGGGTGGGGCGATCGGGCTGGCGATGTTCCTGGGGATCGGCGTGGGCCTCGTCGCCGGGGTGTACCCCGCGTGGCGCGCCTCGCGGCTGGACCCCATCGTGGCCCTGCGGTCGGAATAG
- a CDS encoding ABC transporter permease, with product MMNVTSVRDGVLIALESLRSNKVRASLTILGIVIGVATVMTMAAAITGLRGSVMSAMESLGPNNFIVNRFDQTKLLLVDTDQGAPWDGKPAITFAEADMLEALSSIRSVVTVADAGGSAKYRNNTVASVNIAGRSVSWPEYSKGDFVEGRNFVASDERSGAPVVVLSEGLAKALFDGAPAVGKRVRLRGEQFLVVGVYKETENIFSAAAGNFAFVPTRTALTKLDADRDWMSLLVVPATGYTQAEAMDDVTAALRVSRGLRPGAEDNFALIRQQAFTEMFDRMTGVFFLVMLVLAGIGLIVGGVGVVGIMMISVTERTREIGVRKALGATPREILWQFLVEAMTVTLVGGIIGLAIAMCMAWLIGAISPIPATIPLWAIVASLLVAAVGGMGFGLYPAFKAARLDPVDALRYE from the coding sequence ATGATGAACGTGACATCCGTGCGCGACGGGGTGCTGATCGCCCTGGAGTCGCTGCGCAGCAACAAGGTGCGCGCCTCGCTGACCATCCTGGGCATCGTCATCGGCGTGGCGACGGTGATGACGATGGCAGCCGCCATCACGGGCCTTCGCGGGTCGGTGATGTCCGCGATGGAGTCGCTGGGCCCCAACAACTTCATCGTCAACCGCTTCGACCAGACGAAGCTGTTGTTAGTCGACACCGACCAGGGCGCACCGTGGGACGGCAAGCCCGCCATCACCTTCGCCGAGGCCGACATGCTGGAGGCGCTGTCCTCCATTCGGTCCGTGGTCACGGTGGCGGATGCGGGGGGAAGCGCCAAGTACCGCAACAACACGGTCGCCAGCGTGAACATCGCGGGCCGCAGCGTCTCCTGGCCCGAGTACAGCAAGGGCGACTTCGTCGAAGGCCGCAACTTCGTGGCGTCCGATGAGCGGAGCGGTGCGCCGGTGGTGGTGCTTTCGGAGGGGCTGGCCAAAGCCCTGTTCGACGGCGCCCCGGCCGTGGGCAAGCGCGTCCGGCTGCGGGGCGAGCAGTTCCTGGTGGTGGGCGTGTACAAGGAGACGGAGAACATCTTTTCCGCGGCGGCCGGCAACTTCGCGTTCGTCCCCACGCGCACGGCGCTCACCAAGCTGGACGCCGACCGCGACTGGATGAGCCTGCTGGTGGTGCCCGCGACGGGCTACACGCAGGCGGAAGCCATGGACGACGTGACGGCGGCGCTCCGCGTTTCGCGCGGGCTGCGGCCCGGGGCGGAAGACAACTTCGCCCTGATCCGCCAGCAGGCGTTCACCGAGATGTTCGACCGCATGACGGGCGTGTTCTTCCTGGTGATGCTGGTGCTGGCGGGGATCGGCCTGATCGTGGGCGGTGTGGGGGTGGTGGGGATCATGATGATCTCGGTGACCGAGCGGACGCGCGAGATCGGCGTGCGCAAGGCGCTGGGCGCCACTCCGCGCGAGATCCTGTGGCAGTTCCTGGTCGAGGCGATGACGGTGACGCTGGTGGGCGGCATCATCGGCCTGGCGATCGCTATGTGCATGGCGTGGCTGATCGGCGCCATCAGCCCGATCCCGGCGACCATCCCGCTGTGGGCGATCGTGGCGTCGCTGCTGGTGGCGGCGGTGGGCGGCATGGGCTTCGGCCTGTACCCCGCGTTCAAGGCCGCGCGCCTGGACCCGGTGGATGCGCTGCGGTACGAGTAG
- the bshB1 gene encoding bacillithiol biosynthesis deacetylase BshB1 → MTDDETLAPPVDLLAIAAHRDDVELLCGGTMAKTAAQGYRTGILDLTAGERGTDGSAQLRGAEADAAARVLGVTARRNAGLPDAGLENTPETRRLLAGFIRAFRPRVVIIPYITGRHPDHRIASQLAYDACFLAGLAKLDAPGQPHRPHKILYALAYREDPVKPSFVVDITDQMETKMQAVHCYSSQFDGKTWGGEVFPGGDRPLYDQVRMHAARYGSLIRTEYGEPFHVVETMQVDDVVALPVRSI, encoded by the coding sequence GTGACCGACGACGAGACGCTCGCCCCGCCCGTGGACCTGCTGGCCATCGCCGCGCACCGTGACGACGTGGAGCTGCTCTGCGGCGGCACCATGGCGAAGACGGCGGCGCAGGGATATCGCACCGGCATCCTGGACCTCACCGCTGGCGAGCGGGGCACGGACGGCAGCGCGCAGTTGCGCGGTGCCGAGGCCGACGCTGCAGCGCGCGTCCTGGGCGTCACCGCGCGCCGCAACGCCGGGCTGCCCGATGCTGGGCTGGAGAACACGCCCGAGACGCGCCGGCTACTGGCCGGGTTCATCCGCGCGTTCCGGCCGCGGGTCGTCATCATCCCGTACATCACCGGGCGTCACCCCGACCACCGCATCGCCTCGCAGCTGGCGTACGACGCCTGCTTCTTGGCGGGCCTCGCCAAGCTCGATGCGCCGGGCCAGCCGCACCGTCCGCACAAGATCCTCTACGCGCTGGCGTACCGCGAAGACCCGGTGAAGCCCAGCTTCGTCGTCGACATCACCGACCAGATGGAGACGAAGATGCAAGCCGTGCACTGCTACTCCAGCCAGTTCGATGGCAAGACGTGGGGCGGCGAAGTCTTTCCGGGCGGCGACCGCCCGCTGTACGACCAGGTGCGCATGCACGCCGCCCGCTACGGCTCGCTGATCCGCACGGAATACGGCGAACCCTTCCACGTCGTCGAAACCATGCAGGTGGATGACGTGGTCGCGCTCCCGGTGCGGAGCATTTGA
- a CDS encoding cysteine desulfurase family protein, whose protein sequence is MPDPVYLDYAATAPLRPEARDAMLAVLSERWGNASSIHRWGREARAALEDARARFAAVIGASPAEIVFTRGGTEADNLAVLGRAGLDPSRSVACSAIEHKAVLQATRAARASSLHEIAVDGDGRISVDKVRAIVASDPPSVLSVVWANNEVGVIQPVDEIAAICRDAGVVFHSDAVQALGKLKVRVDDVAAALLAFSAHKIGGPKGVGALFVRRGTQLTPLMHGGGQERGLRPGTEDVAGAVAFAAAAEAAEAERDEVMERVGAFRDRLESGLRARVPGLVVNAASAPRLPTISNVSVPGVDPEMLLMGLDLEGIAASSGSACSSGAVTPSHVLTAMGVAPEIAGPSVRFSLGRETTEAEIDRVLDVFPALAERVRH, encoded by the coding sequence ATGCCCGATCCCGTGTACCTGGACTATGCCGCCACCGCGCCGCTGCGCCCCGAGGCGCGCGACGCCATGCTGGCAGTGCTTTCCGAGCGGTGGGGCAACGCGTCCAGCATCCACCGCTGGGGCCGCGAGGCACGCGCCGCGCTCGAAGACGCCCGCGCCCGCTTCGCCGCCGTCATCGGCGCGAGCCCGGCGGAGATCGTCTTCACCCGCGGCGGCACCGAGGCCGACAACCTGGCCGTGCTCGGTCGGGCTGGGCTGGACCCGAGCAGATCCGTTGCCTGCTCCGCGATCGAGCACAAGGCCGTGCTACAGGCGACGCGCGCGGCCCGCGCCAGTTCGCTGCACGAGATCGCGGTCGACGGCGACGGCAGGATCTCCGTCGACAAGGTCCGCGCGATCGTGGCGAGCGATCCACCGTCCGTCCTCTCGGTCGTGTGGGCGAACAATGAGGTGGGCGTCATCCAGCCGGTGGACGAGATCGCTGCGATCTGCCGGGACGCGGGCGTCGTATTCCACTCCGACGCGGTGCAGGCGCTGGGAAAGCTGAAGGTCCGGGTGGATGATGTTGCGGCCGCGCTCCTGGCCTTCAGCGCGCACAAGATCGGCGGGCCGAAGGGTGTGGGCGCGCTGTTCGTCCGCCGGGGTACGCAGTTGACGCCACTGATGCATGGCGGAGGTCAGGAGCGCGGACTTAGGCCAGGGACGGAGGACGTGGCGGGCGCCGTCGCCTTCGCCGCGGCCGCGGAAGCCGCAGAGGCGGAGCGCGATGAAGTGATGGAGCGGGTCGGAGCATTTCGCGACCGGCTGGAGTCAGGGCTTCGCGCACGCGTGCCGGGCTTGGTGGTGAACGCCGCCTCCGCTCCCCGCCTGCCGACCATCAGCAACGTCTCCGTCCCGGGCGTCGATCCCGAGATGCTGCTGATGGGACTGGACCTGGAGGGCATCGCGGCGTCATCGGGCTCGGCCTGCAGCAGCGGCGCGGTCACCCCGTCGCACGTGCTGACGGCGATGGGCGTGGCGCCGGAGATCGCCGGTCCGTCCGTGCGCTTCTCGCTGGGACGCGAGACGACGGAAGCGGAAATCGATCGCGTGCTGGACGTCTTTCCAGCGCTGGCCGAACGCGTCCGCCACTAA
- the mnmA gene encoding tRNA 2-thiouridine(34) synthase MnmA, giving the protein MEKKTVLVAMSGGVDSSVAAALLVEQGYNVIGATMKTFCYSESESEANGPSKTCCGLDGILDAKRVADRLGIPHYVFDVEKEFTRDVIDDFVSEYAAGRTPNPCVRCNGNTKFRDLLKRGRMLGCDFIATGHYARMGADEAGNPVLLRGQDEKKDQSYFLWALPPELLPLLLFPVGELTKPEVREKARELGLSTAEKPESMEICFVPTGNYADFLSRKLGSEHASLTPGKLVTSSGEVLGEHDGYARYTVGQRKGLGGGRSLPLYVIGTRPATREVVVGTADELVREDVRIDDLNWLAAPPAPGDAIRVQVRHRAAAVPARVVSVEDGTVNLVLDQPQRAITPGQSAVMFSGDVVLGGGRIAM; this is encoded by the coding sequence ATGGAGAAGAAGACCGTCCTCGTGGCGATGTCGGGCGGCGTGGATTCGTCGGTGGCGGCGGCGCTGCTCGTGGAGCAGGGCTACAACGTCATCGGCGCCACGATGAAGACGTTCTGCTACTCGGAATCCGAGTCGGAGGCGAACGGCCCGTCGAAGACGTGCTGCGGGCTCGACGGCATCCTCGACGCGAAGCGCGTGGCGGACCGGCTGGGCATTCCGCACTACGTGTTCGACGTGGAGAAGGAGTTCACGCGCGACGTGATCGACGACTTCGTGTCGGAGTACGCGGCGGGGAGAACTCCGAACCCGTGCGTGCGCTGCAACGGCAACACCAAGTTCCGCGACCTGCTGAAGCGCGGCCGCATGCTGGGCTGCGACTTCATCGCCACCGGCCACTACGCCCGCATGGGCGCGGACGAGGCCGGCAACCCCGTGCTGCTTCGCGGGCAGGACGAAAAGAAGGACCAGTCGTACTTCCTGTGGGCGCTGCCGCCGGAGCTGCTTCCCCTGCTGCTGTTTCCCGTGGGCGAGCTCACCAAGCCCGAGGTGCGCGAAAAGGCCCGCGAGCTGGGCCTCTCCACGGCCGAAAAGCCGGAGAGCATGGAAATCTGCTTCGTGCCCACGGGCAACTACGCCGACTTCCTCTCTCGGAAGCTGGGGAGCGAGCACGCATCGCTCACGCCCGGCAAGCTGGTGACGTCTTCGGGAGAGGTGCTGGGCGAGCACGATGGCTATGCGCGCTACACGGTGGGCCAGCGGAAGGGGCTGGGCGGCGGGCGCTCGCTGCCGCTCTACGTGATCGGCACGCGGCCGGCGACGCGCGAGGTGGTCGTGGGCACGGCGGACGAGCTGGTGCGCGAGGACGTGCGGATCGACGACCTGAACTGGCTGGCCGCGCCCCCCGCGCCGGGCGACGCCATTCGCGTCCAGGTGCGCCACCGCGCCGCGGCCGTGCCGGCGCGAGTCGTGTCGGTGGAGGACGGTACGGTGAACCTGGTGCTGGACCAGCCGCAGCGCGCCATCACCCCTGGCCAGTCCGCCGTGATGTTCAGCGGGGACGTGGTCCTTGGCGGCGGCCGAATCGCGATGTAG
- a CDS encoding type II toxin-antitoxin system HicB family antitoxin yields the protein MIYKVVLHRSNEGYSVNCPGLTGCWSEDDARDEALDNIRDAIREYLAVAESRQSGTSQHVAHQHER from the coding sequence ATGATCTACAAGGTGGTCCTGCACCGCTCGAACGAAGGCTACAGCGTCAACTGCCCGGGATTGACAGGCTGCTGGTCAGAAGATGACGCCCGGGACGAGGCGCTGGATAACATCCGCGATGCAATCCGCGAGTATCTGGCCGTTGCCGAGTCGCGTCAGAGCGGAACGTCGCAGCACGTTGCACATCAGCACGAACGCTGA
- a CDS encoding J domain-containing protein: MATQTKDFYRILDVAENATPDEIKKSYRKLAKQYHPDANASDAAAAERFKEISEAYSVLSDDEKRKQYDQMRKLGAFGGFGGGFRPGGGGARPGPGGAQSINLDDLDLGGSPLGDIFGSFFDFGGKKRAGGRPGGPERGENIEYMVEIPFRTAVRGGKVTVQVPVTEECGSCHGSGAAPGATVNTCPECKGSGTVTFGAGGFGVSRPCPMCGAKGRVPSEPCPACRGAGQVRRERAVQVTVPAGVDTGSKLRLAGQGERGASGGQPGDLVLTFRVEPDRFFSRDALDLNCTIHVNLAQAVLGSKVKVRTVDGPMVVLKVPPGTQPGRRFRIKGMGVEKAGRRGDQFVKVQVDVPETLDEPARKEFEEFAAAAGLRH; this comes from the coding sequence ATGGCGACACAGACCAAGGACTTCTACCGCATCCTCGACGTGGCCGAAAACGCCACGCCCGACGAGATCAAGAAGTCGTACCGCAAGCTGGCCAAACAGTACCACCCCGACGCCAACGCCAGCGACGCGGCGGCGGCGGAGCGCTTCAAGGAAATCTCCGAAGCGTACTCCGTGCTTTCGGACGACGAGAAGCGCAAGCAGTACGACCAGATGCGCAAGCTGGGCGCGTTCGGCGGGTTCGGCGGCGGCTTTCGCCCGGGGGGCGGCGGCGCGCGGCCGGGGCCTGGCGGCGCGCAGTCCATCAACCTCGACGACCTGGACCTGGGCGGCTCGCCGCTGGGCGACATCTTCGGCTCGTTCTTCGACTTCGGCGGAAAGAAGCGCGCCGGCGGGCGGCCGGGCGGGCCGGAGCGTGGCGAGAACATCGAGTACATGGTCGAGATCCCGTTCCGCACCGCGGTTCGGGGGGGCAAGGTGACGGTGCAGGTGCCGGTGACGGAGGAGTGCGGCAGCTGCCACGGCTCGGGCGCGGCGCCCGGCGCAACGGTGAACACCTGCCCGGAGTGCAAGGGCAGTGGCACGGTCACGTTCGGCGCGGGCGGGTTCGGCGTTTCGCGCCCCTGCCCCATGTGCGGCGCCAAGGGGCGCGTACCCAGCGAGCCGTGCCCCGCCTGCCGGGGCGCGGGCCAGGTGCGGCGCGAGCGCGCGGTGCAGGTGACGGTGCCGGCCGGCGTGGACACCGGCTCCAAGCTGCGCCTGGCCGGCCAGGGCGAGCGCGGCGCCTCGGGCGGGCAGCCGGGCGACCTGGTGCTCACCTTTCGCGTGGAGCCCGACCGCTTCTTTTCGCGCGACGCGCTGGACCTGAACTGCACCATCCACGTGAACCTGGCCCAGGCCGTGCTGGGCTCCAAGGTGAAGGTGCGGACGGTGGATGGCCCCATGGTGGTGCTGAAGGTGCCGCCCGGAACGCAGCCCGGGCGCCGCTTTCGCATCAAGGGGATGGGCGTGGAAAAGGCCGGCCGCCGCGGCGACCAGTTCGTAAAGGTGCAGGTGGACGTGCCCGAGACGCTGGACGAGCCGGCGCGCAAGGAATTCGAGGAGTTCGCCGCCGCCGCGGGGCTGCGGCACTGA
- a CDS encoding nucleotide exchange factor GrpE produces the protein MSEQDSTAAEGQAVENEVPAGADDGQGASDGAAVGGDASFSQAETRSGGVDELTTMRDRHLRLAAEFDNYRKRVERERSENMVRAQAQILERLLEPLDDLARIADFDPATTAAGALHEGAEMVEKKFLRVMEAAGLEAIDAEGKPFDPTVHEALTTVPADTPEEDNTVAQVYQKGYRYKGVLLRPARVVVKKHPG, from the coding sequence ATGAGCGAACAGGACAGCACGGCCGCCGAGGGGCAGGCGGTGGAGAACGAGGTTCCCGCGGGCGCGGACGACGGCCAGGGGGCGAGCGACGGCGCCGCGGTCGGCGGAGACGCGTCGTTCAGCCAGGCCGAGACGCGGAGCGGCGGGGTGGACGAGCTTACGACCATGCGCGACCGGCACCTGCGGCTGGCGGCGGAGTTCGACAACTACCGCAAGCGCGTGGAGCGCGAGCGTTCCGAGAACATGGTGCGGGCGCAGGCGCAGATCCTGGAGCGGCTGCTGGAGCCGCTGGACGACCTCGCCCGCATCGCCGACTTCGACCCCGCCACCACCGCCGCGGGCGCGCTCCACGAGGGCGCCGAGATGGTGGAAAAGAAGTTCCTGCGGGTGATGGAGGCGGCCGGGCTGGAGGCCATCGACGCCGAGGGGAAGCCGTTCGACCCCACGGTGCACGAGGCGCTGACCACCGTGCCCGCCGACACCCCGGAGGAGGACAACACCGTGGCCCAGGTGTACCAGAAGGGCTACCGGTACAAGGGCGTGCTGCTGCGCCCCGCGCGCGTCGTCGTGAAGAAGCACCCGGGTTGA
- a CDS encoding lysophospholipase, whose amino-acid sequence MSGLDERSGELRAADGLRLSYRSWPVPSPRSVLIVSHGLGEHAGRYAPLAADLGRRGVAVHALDHRGHGRSQGRRGFVSEFGEFVRDFEGFRARIAGETPPGVPTFLLGHSLGGLIAIRYLQAHPEAQLRGAILSAPLLGVAVKAPRWKTAMAGVLSRIAPWVPISNGIDPAELSMAEGYAQAYRTDPLVHPVVTPRLYTEFLGAIEAAFRERDTIKLPMLVLSPTADRVVMPEAVARWAAQHPAAVQVRRYEGFRHESLNERDRHRAVADVAEWMEAQGG is encoded by the coding sequence GTGTCCGGCCTGGACGAGCGCTCCGGCGAATTGCGCGCGGCCGACGGGCTGCGCCTTTCCTATCGCTCCTGGCCGGTTCCGTCCCCCCGCTCCGTCCTGATCGTCTCCCACGGGCTGGGCGAGCACGCCGGCCGCTACGCCCCGCTGGCGGCCGACCTGGGACGCCGCGGCGTGGCCGTCCACGCGCTGGACCACCGCGGCCACGGCAGGTCGCAGGGCCGGCGCGGCTTCGTTTCCGAGTTCGGCGAGTTCGTCCGCGACTTCGAGGGGTTCCGCGCGCGCATCGCCGGGGAGACGCCGCCCGGCGTGCCGACCTTCCTCCTGGGCCACTCGCTGGGCGGCTTGATCGCCATCCGCTACCTGCAGGCCCATCCCGAGGCGCAGCTGCGCGGAGCCATCCTCTCCGCGCCGCTGCTGGGCGTGGCGGTGAAGGCGCCCCGGTGGAAGACGGCGATGGCGGGGGTCCTGTCGCGCATCGCGCCGTGGGTGCCCATCTCCAACGGGATCGATCCCGCGGAGCTGTCGATGGCCGAGGGCTATGCGCAGGCCTATCGAACCGACCCGCTGGTGCACCCCGTCGTCACGCCGCGGCTGTACACAGAGTTCCTGGGCGCCATCGAGGCGGCGTTCCGCGAGCGCGACACCATCAAGCTGCCCATGCTGGTGCTGTCGCCCACGGCGGACCGGGTGGTGATGCCCGAGGCGGTGGCGCGGTGGGCGGCGCAGCACCCGGCCGCGGTGCAGGTGCGAAGGTACGAGGGCTTCCGCCACGAGTCGCTGAACGAGCGCGACCGGCACCGCGCGGTGGCCGACGTGGCGGAGTGGATGGAGGCGCAAGGGGGCTGA
- a CDS encoding CDP-alcohol phosphatidyltransferase family protein, producing MAWRNLPNAITLGRIVLALVVAPMIVTDAFSWRLAGFIVFLAAAFSDLWDGHLARSRNLVSDFGKLMDPLADKLLLALTFIPFYLLSHGWEPHTRFPWFGGVLPLWVLIVIFGREIFITVFRGYAARRGVILAAGKAGKLKAVFQNIFVGAAIFWYALQSAARENAWDTAFWSFWQKFHAGFTMVSLAIAVVLTVYSLYVYLRDFGILGRKRDAS from the coding sequence ATGGCCTGGCGCAACCTTCCGAACGCGATCACGCTGGGGCGCATCGTCCTGGCGCTGGTGGTGGCGCCCATGATCGTGACCGACGCCTTCTCGTGGCGGCTCGCGGGGTTCATCGTCTTCCTGGCCGCCGCCTTCTCGGACCTGTGGGACGGCCACCTGGCCCGCTCGCGCAACCTTGTCAGCGACTTCGGCAAGCTGATGGACCCGCTGGCCGACAAGCTCCTGCTCGCGCTCACCTTCATCCCATTCTACCTGCTCTCGCACGGGTGGGAGCCGCACACGCGGTTTCCCTGGTTCGGCGGGGTGCTGCCCCTGTGGGTGCTGATCGTGATCTTCGGCCGGGAGATCTTCATCACCGTGTTCCGCGGCTATGCGGCCAGGCGCGGGGTGATCCTGGCGGCGGGCAAGGCGGGCAAGCTGAAGGCGGTGTTCCAGAACATCTTCGTGGGCGCGGCCATCTTCTGGTATGCCCTGCAGTCGGCCGCGCGCGAGAACGCGTGGGACACCGCCTTCTGGAGCTTCTGGCAGAAGTTCCACGCCGGGTTCACCATGGTGTCGCTGGCCATCGCGGTGGTGCTGACGGTGTACTCGCTGTACGTGTACCTGCGCGACTTCGGCATCCTGGGCCGCAAGCGGGACGCGTCGTGA
- a CDS encoding GTP-binding protein, translated as MSMINYASREINCKIVYYGPGLCGKTTNLEYIFEKVAPNTRGKLISLATETERTLFFDFLPVDLGSIRGFKTRFHLYTVPGQVYYNASRKLILKGVDGVVFVADSQVERLDANIESMHNLYDNLTEYGLDLREIPFVIQYNKRDLPNISSLEELQRELNPSNVPTFEAVGVRGIGVFDTLKAVSKLVIKALS; from the coding sequence ATGTCGATGATCAACTACGCCTCGCGCGAGATCAACTGCAAGATCGTGTACTACGGCCCGGGCCTGTGCGGCAAGACCACCAACCTCGAGTACATCTTCGAGAAGGTGGCGCCCAACACCCGCGGCAAGCTGATCTCGCTGGCGACGGAAACGGAACGAACGCTCTTCTTCGACTTCCTGCCGGTGGACCTGGGTTCCATCCGCGGGTTCAAGACGCGCTTTCACCTGTACACGGTTCCCGGACAGGTGTACTACAACGCGTCGCGGAAGCTGATCTTGAAGGGGGTGGACGGGGTGGTGTTCGTGGCCGACAGCCAGGTGGAGCGGCTGGACGCGAACATCGAGTCCATGCACAACCTGTACGATAACCTGACGGAGTACGGGCTGGACCTTCGCGAGATCCCGTTCGTCATCCAGTACAACAAGCGCGACCTGCCCAACATCTCCTCGCTCGAGGAGCTGCAGCGCGAGCTGAACCCCAGCAACGTGCCCACGTTCGAGGCGGTGGGCGTGCGGGGGATCGGCGTGTTCGACACGCTGAAGGCGGTAAGCAAGCTGGTGATCAAAGCCCTGAGCTGA
- a CDS encoding roadblock/LC7 domain-containing protein, with amino-acid sequence MAGGASSWSFEERDVQRIDRILQDFLYDAGARCALLVDRTGQLVTTAGEKPEFDSVAFASLAAADFSANDQLASMIGETEFSSLFHQGEKESMYLADVVRRVILVVLFDNRTTLGMIRIKVKAVVRELSEVFSEMFSRSAAAPQGLRVEAGFMDEAEDEIDRLFGDL; translated from the coding sequence ATGGCCGGCGGCGCGAGCAGCTGGAGCTTCGAGGAGCGCGACGTCCAGCGCATCGACCGCATCCTGCAGGACTTCCTGTACGACGCGGGCGCCCGCTGCGCGCTGCTGGTGGACCGCACGGGGCAGCTGGTGACCACCGCGGGTGAAAAGCCCGAGTTCGACTCGGTGGCGTTCGCGTCGCTGGCCGCGGCCGACTTTTCGGCCAACGACCAGCTGGCGTCGATGATCGGCGAAACGGAGTTTTCCTCGCTCTTTCACCAGGGCGAGAAGGAATCGATGTACCTTGCCGACGTGGTGCGGCGAGTGATCCTGGTGGTCCTGTTCGACAACCGGACCACCCTGGGGATGATCCGGATCAAGGTGAAGGCGGTAGTGCGCGAGCTTTCCGAGGTGTTCAGCGAGATGTTCTCACGGTCCGCCGCAGCCCCCCAGGGGCTGCGCGTGGAGGCCGGCTTCATGGACGAGGCGGAGGACGAGATCGACCGCCTTTTCGGCGATCTCTGA
- the recR gene encoding recombination mediator RecR: MSAIDELVGEFSRLPGIGRKTALRLAFHLLKAPEEDARRLARSIVDVRDKVRPCERCGNLSDASPCGICLSSRRDVATLCVVEEASDIMAIERTGEYRGLYHVLGGRLSPLDGIGPSELNVAPLVQRAGAGEVREVVLATNPSVEGEATALYLARLLAPLGLRVTRIARGLPVGGDLEYADGVTIAEALAGRREL, encoded by the coding sequence TTGTCGGCCATCGACGAGCTGGTGGGCGAGTTCTCGCGCCTGCCGGGGATCGGAAGGAAGACGGCGCTCCGCCTGGCGTTCCACCTGCTGAAGGCGCCGGAGGAAGACGCGCGGCGGCTCGCGCGCAGCATCGTCGACGTGCGCGACAAGGTTCGCCCCTGCGAGCGATGCGGCAACCTGTCGGACGCCAGCCCCTGCGGCATCTGCCTGAGCTCGCGCCGCGACGTGGCGACGCTGTGCGTGGTCGAGGAAGCGTCGGACATCATGGCCATCGAGCGCACCGGCGAGTACCGGGGCTTGTACCACGTGCTGGGCGGCCGCCTGTCGCCGCTGGACGGCATCGGGCCGTCGGAATTGAACGTGGCGCCGCTGGTGCAGCGTGCGGGGGCCGGCGAAGTGCGCGAGGTGGTGCTGGCCACCAACCCCAGCGTGGAGGGCGAGGCCACGGCGCTGTACCTGGCCCGGCTGCTGGCCCCGCTGGGACTCCGCGTCACGCGCATCGCGCGCGGGCTGCCCGTGGGGGGCGACCTGGAGTACGCCGACGGGGTGACGATCGCCGAGGCGCTGGCGGGGCGGCGGGAGCTGTAG